From Verrucomicrobiota bacterium, one genomic window encodes:
- a CDS encoding NADH-quinone oxidoreductase subunit A: MQSMQYYPVLMLALLAAGTAAFILIASVVIGRLANRNIRRTPTKDIPYECGMIPIQGKSTRMNVKFYLVAMLFILFDIEVVFLYPWAVVYRDMLDDPATKNLIFTVMLTFMGILLVAYVYAVKKKAFDWKS, from the coding sequence ATGCAGAGTATGCAATATTATCCGGTACTGATGCTGGCCCTTTTGGCGGCTGGCACGGCAGCGTTCATACTGATTGCCTCGGTCGTCATTGGCCGCCTGGCCAACCGGAATATCCGCCGAACTCCCACCAAGGATATTCCTTACGAATGCGGCATGATTCCCATACAGGGGAAAAGCACCCGCATGAACGTGAAATTCTACCTGGTAGCGATGCTGTTCATTCTGTTCGATATCGAAGTGGTGTTTCTGTATCCCTGGGCCGTGGTGTACCGGGATATGCTCGATGATCCCGCCACCAAGAACCTGATTTTCACCGTGATGCTGACGTTTATGGGCATTCTGCTGGTGGCCTACGTGTATGCCGTGAAAAAAAAGGCGTTCGATTGGAAGAGTTAA